GTAATCAAAAAGAACCCAGTTTACGCGGTTCTAAATTTCTCCTGGTCAGATTTGTGGATGAAAATGGAGAAGATATATCTAATGGATATGAGGTGGCGATTGATGCAGTCGGAGCCGGAGTGAGTGAGTGGGTACTGGTCAGTCGAGGCAGTGCAGCCCGTCAAATCGAAGGGAATGAAAAACGCCCCAGCGATGCGGCTATTGTTGCCATTATTGACACTATCAGCGTAGAAAATCGCTTGATTTACAGCAAAAGAGATCATTATTAACAGGAGAAAAAGTTGGGCAATTGAGAAGCCAGAAGCCGGAAATCTTGAAAAAGAACAAGGCTGAAAGGGTGTTTCCTTATAGGATAATTGAAATTTTGAAAAAAATTGAGATTTTGCACCCGAAATTCCAAAACTTTAGAAGTTCTTAAGTTTTAATTCCATTCCTTCTTAATCACCCATTTTAGCTTCTGAGATAACGAACCCTGAAAACGAACAACAAACAACTATTCGGTTAGGAGCAATTAAGATTATGGCAGTTCGTGGCCTAGCGGCACCTCCAACCCCTTGGTCGAAGAACTTGGCAGAGCCGAAAATCGATCCAACGGCTTATGTACATTCTTTCTCTAATATTATTGGTGACGTTCGCATTGGGGCTCATGTATTAGTCGCCCCCGGCACCTCCATTCGCGCTGATGAAGGTTCACCCTTTGCGATTGGGGAAAATAGCAATATCCAAGACGGTGTAGTGATTCATGGCTTAGAAGAAGGTCGGGTCAAAGGCGATGATGGCCAAAACTACTCCGTGTGGATTGGCAAGAATTCTTCCATTACCCACATGGCCTTAATTCATGGCCCTGCTTATGTGGGAGATAACTGTTTTATCGGGTTCCGCTCTACGGTGTTTAATTCCAGAGTTGGGAATGGTTGCATTGTGATGATGCACGTTT
The Planktothrix tepida PCC 9214 DNA segment above includes these coding regions:
- a CDS encoding EutN/CcmL family microcompartment protein → MQIAKVIGTVVGNQKEPSLRGSKFLLVRFVDENGEDISNGYEVAIDAVGAGVSEWVLVSRGSAARQIEGNEKRPSDAAIVAIIDTISVENRLIYSKRDHY